A single genomic interval of Microbacterium sp. LWO14-1.2 harbors:
- the mtrA gene encoding MtrAB system response regulator MtrA, whose amino-acid sequence MTSRILVVDDDTALAEMIGIVLRTEGFEPVFCADGAKAVEEWRSQRPDLVLLDLMLPGMDGIEICTRIRAESGVPIIMLTARSDTADVVRGLEVGADDYIVKPFNPKELVARIRTRLRPAPSTVGEQLRVGDLTVDVDAHEVRRGTVPIALTPLEFQLLVALASKPQQVFSREMLLEQVWGYHYKADTRLVNVHVQRLRAKVELDPDNPKIVMTVRGVGYRAGSAG is encoded by the coding sequence ATGACCTCACGCATCCTTGTGGTCGACGACGACACCGCGCTCGCCGAGATGATCGGCATCGTGCTGCGCACCGAGGGCTTCGAGCCGGTGTTCTGCGCCGACGGCGCCAAGGCTGTCGAGGAATGGCGCTCGCAGCGCCCGGATCTGGTGCTGCTCGACCTCATGCTGCCCGGCATGGACGGCATCGAGATCTGCACCCGCATCCGCGCGGAGTCCGGCGTGCCCATCATCATGCTCACCGCGCGCAGCGACACGGCCGACGTGGTGCGAGGGCTCGAGGTGGGCGCCGACGACTACATCGTCAAGCCGTTCAACCCGAAGGAGCTCGTGGCCCGCATCCGCACCCGGCTGCGCCCGGCTCCGTCCACAGTCGGCGAGCAGCTGCGTGTGGGCGATCTCACGGTCGACGTCGACGCACACGAGGTGCGCCGCGGCACCGTCCCGATCGCGCTGACGCCGCTCGAGTTCCAGCTGCTCGTCGCGCTCGCCTCCAAGCCGCAGCAGGTGTTCTCCCGCGAGATGCTCCTCGAGCAGGTCTGGGGGTACCACTACAAGGCCGACACGCGCCTCGTGAACGTGCACGTGCAGCGCCTGCGAGCCAAGGTCGAGCTCGACCCGGACAACCCGAAGATCGTCATGACGGTGCGCGGTGTCGGTTACCGCGCCGGGAGTGCGGGCTAG
- a CDS encoding phosphoribosyltransferase family protein, translating to MADPSVVATGIRSLGREALALLLSGTCPGCAEPGTLLCDPCRGRLEASPVDVRTPQGRVVRAALTYEGVAARCIRRMKDDGETLLARPLGIALAAVLVSVAGSGVSVVPVPTSRAAFRRRGYRVPELLIRRAGVRPLRALSASRARRDQRGLDVAARARNAEGSVRARLPGVGARVVLVDDVVTTGATIDEAASVLERAGFEVVAAVALAATPLHGKHSGFTSDTSPTRRK from the coding sequence ATGGCTGATCCCTCCGTCGTCGCGACCGGCATTCGAAGCCTGGGGAGGGAAGCGCTCGCCCTCCTCCTGTCGGGGACGTGCCCCGGCTGCGCGGAGCCCGGCACGCTCCTGTGCGACCCGTGCCGGGGGCGGCTTGAGGCTTCCCCGGTCGACGTGCGCACGCCGCAGGGACGTGTGGTGCGTGCCGCGCTCACCTACGAGGGGGTCGCGGCGCGCTGCATCCGACGGATGAAGGACGACGGCGAGACCCTCCTCGCGCGTCCTCTGGGCATCGCGCTCGCCGCCGTCCTGGTGTCCGTCGCCGGATCGGGTGTCTCGGTGGTGCCGGTGCCGACCTCCAGAGCCGCCTTCCGGCGTCGTGGCTACCGCGTTCCCGAACTGCTGATCCGCCGCGCGGGTGTGCGCCCGCTGCGGGCACTGTCCGCTTCGCGCGCGAGGCGCGACCAGCGCGGGCTCGACGTCGCAGCGCGTGCGCGCAACGCCGAGGGGAGCGTGCGAGCGCGCCTTCCCGGGGTGGGAGCCCGTGTCGTCCTGGTCGACGATGTCGTCACCACGGGCGCGACCATCGATGAGGCAGCGTCCGTGCTCGAACGGGCGGGCTTCGAGGTGGTGGCGGCGGTCGCTCTGGCGGCCACGC
- the mtrB gene encoding MtrAB system histidine kinase MtrB, with protein MAATTATTTAVAVLRDWRGWPDVLGALWRRSLRFRTLAITLLLTSTAILITCVTMALVIQNDLFESRKNQALEDARRSIDQAQTTLDSAALGDNPAALQELWDSVQEDLGRNSTAEGLAGFRVNDEVAGPLNGFTAGLSANFISPALRNRVIEFDDWQSWQSAGIDLGGRTVPGVIVGQQLQVPEAGPFAIYFAYDFADADSTLTFVQRTLWIAGIGLVAIVAVISSIVLRLVSTPIVEAAETSARLASGDLGVRIDVHGEDEIATLGRSFNAMADSIEAQIKELGELSLVQQRFVSDVSHELRTPLTTIRLAADMLNDQREEFDPTTARTTELLHTQVQRFETLLSDLLEISRYDAGSVQLELEATSLAHLAEDIIEQMQPLADGRGSELRLVAPGGYSPVDMDPRRVRRVLRNLIGNAIEHGEGRPIVVTVDSNQHAVAAGVRDFGLGMDPADAERVFDRFWRADPSRQRTIGGTGLGLSIALGDATLHGGTLAVWSELGVGTNFVLTIPRGAVLDGPSPIPVEPQEPLAGMGDATQPIQLADLPAELFDRGSLE; from the coding sequence ATGGCCGCGACGACAGCGACCACCACCGCGGTCGCCGTCCTCCGCGACTGGCGAGGGTGGCCCGACGTGCTCGGTGCCCTGTGGCGACGGTCGCTGCGGTTCCGCACGCTGGCGATCACGCTCCTCCTCACCTCGACGGCGATCCTCATCACCTGCGTGACGATGGCCCTCGTCATCCAGAACGACCTCTTCGAATCGCGGAAGAATCAGGCTCTCGAAGACGCCCGGCGCTCGATCGACCAGGCCCAGACCACACTGGACTCGGCTGCGCTCGGAGACAATCCGGCTGCTCTACAGGAACTGTGGGACAGCGTCCAGGAGGATCTCGGCCGCAACTCGACCGCCGAGGGTCTCGCCGGCTTCCGCGTGAACGATGAGGTCGCCGGCCCGCTCAACGGCTTCACCGCGGGTCTCAGCGCCAACTTCATCAGCCCCGCCCTCCGCAATCGGGTGATCGAGTTCGACGACTGGCAGTCCTGGCAGTCCGCGGGGATCGACCTCGGCGGTCGCACGGTGCCGGGCGTGATCGTGGGGCAGCAGCTGCAGGTGCCTGAAGCCGGCCCGTTCGCCATCTACTTCGCGTATGACTTCGCCGATGCGGACAGCACTCTCACCTTTGTGCAGCGCACGCTGTGGATCGCCGGCATCGGACTCGTGGCGATCGTCGCGGTGATCTCCTCGATCGTCCTCCGCCTCGTCTCCACGCCGATCGTGGAGGCGGCGGAGACCAGCGCGCGCCTCGCTTCGGGAGACCTCGGAGTGCGGATCGACGTGCACGGGGAAGACGAGATCGCGACGCTCGGTCGATCCTTCAACGCCATGGCCGACAGCATCGAGGCGCAGATCAAGGAGCTCGGTGAGCTGTCGCTCGTGCAGCAGCGCTTCGTGTCCGACGTGTCGCATGAGCTGCGCACGCCTCTGACGACGATCCGCCTCGCCGCCGACATGCTCAACGATCAGCGCGAGGAGTTCGATCCGACCACGGCGCGCACCACGGAGCTGCTCCACACCCAGGTGCAACGCTTCGAGACTCTCCTGTCGGACCTCCTCGAGATCAGTCGGTACGACGCGGGCTCCGTGCAGCTCGAGCTCGAGGCCACGAGCCTGGCCCACCTGGCCGAGGACATCATCGAGCAGATGCAGCCGCTCGCCGACGGACGCGGCAGCGAGCTGCGGCTCGTCGCGCCCGGCGGATACTCGCCCGTCGACATGGATCCGCGCCGCGTGCGCCGAGTGCTGCGCAACCTGATCGGCAACGCGATCGAGCATGGGGAGGGACGCCCGATCGTGGTGACCGTGGACAGCAACCAGCACGCCGTCGCGGCCGGGGTGCGCGATTTCGGGCTCGGGATGGACCCGGCCGATGCGGAGCGGGTCTTCGACCGCTTCTGGCGGGCGGACCCGTCGCGCCAGCGAACGATCGGCGGCACCGGACTCGGACTCTCCATCGCGCTCGGCGACGCGACGCTGCACGGCGGGACCCTGGCCGTCTGGTCAGAACTCGGAGTCGGCACGAACTTCGTTCTGACCATCCCGCGCGGCGCGGTCCTCGACGGGCCGTCTCCGATCCCCGTCGAGCCGCAGGAGCCGCTCGCCGGAATGGGCGATGCGACGCAGCCGATCCAGCTCGCCGACCTGCCCGCCGAGCTGTTCGACCGAGGGAGCCTCGAATGA
- a CDS encoding LpqB family beta-propeller domain-containing protein has translation MRASPRRSLAAIALAGAMLALSACTGLPTTGDVQPGLALGASPEDPDFLPLASGPVDGAGPAEIVEGFVEAAITPADNWDTARRFMTPEMAAQWRPTTGVSIDVSAASRSFASTVEDDAEVDDGDTADVRVTFDQLASVDGTGAYSEAFGASTSSFVVVRTDGQWRISEAPDGVVLDESRFSRVYDDYALQFYDQTWERLVPDVRWFPRRATIATTIAQALIGGAPSPWLDPAVQNAFPAGVQLARDAVPIDADQVADVALNGAASGLDQVTLARMRTQLQETFLAAGVQVSQVRFSIDGRTLDAGVVKLVEDPADGGSLVLKDGMFGNLVGGEITPLPGVSDEILALTQPITAVDVALDGSHAAVQLGDGHVYIAGNGNVDELDQRSSLIRPSMDPFDYTWSVPVNAPSALQATSVDVAQTPVADAWPGASEVSAIRVSADGARIAAVIVVGGERWVVVSAIIRDENGVPTALGPTEEITQLQGTASGLVWLGPDRLAVLGDTDDRIVLTQIVGGTGTVESAPAGALTIAGSRSASGVRILSAEGAVFARSGSAWSQATSGVQLLATRAGH, from the coding sequence ATGAGAGCGTCGCCACGGCGGAGTCTCGCCGCCATCGCGCTCGCCGGAGCGATGCTCGCACTGTCGGCGTGCACCGGTCTCCCCACCACCGGCGATGTGCAGCCGGGCCTCGCGCTCGGAGCTTCGCCCGAAGACCCCGACTTCCTGCCCCTGGCGTCAGGACCCGTCGACGGGGCCGGCCCCGCTGAGATCGTCGAAGGCTTCGTGGAGGCGGCCATCACCCCGGCGGACAACTGGGATACCGCCCGTCGATTCATGACGCCCGAGATGGCGGCGCAGTGGCGACCGACTACCGGGGTGTCGATCGATGTGAGCGCTGCGTCGCGGTCGTTCGCCTCGACCGTCGAGGACGACGCCGAAGTGGATGACGGCGACACCGCCGACGTCCGGGTGACCTTCGATCAGTTGGCGAGCGTCGACGGCACCGGAGCGTACTCGGAGGCTTTCGGGGCATCCACCTCGTCGTTCGTCGTCGTGCGGACCGACGGGCAGTGGCGCATCTCCGAGGCGCCGGACGGCGTCGTCCTCGACGAATCCCGTTTCTCGCGCGTCTACGACGACTACGCCCTGCAGTTCTACGACCAGACCTGGGAGCGCCTCGTTCCCGATGTGCGCTGGTTCCCACGGCGCGCCACCATCGCGACGACCATCGCGCAGGCTCTGATCGGCGGCGCGCCGAGCCCCTGGCTCGATCCCGCGGTGCAGAACGCATTCCCCGCTGGCGTGCAGCTCGCGCGCGACGCCGTGCCGATCGATGCGGATCAGGTCGCCGACGTGGCGCTGAACGGAGCGGCCTCCGGCCTGGATCAGGTCACGCTCGCCCGCATGCGCACGCAGCTGCAGGAGACGTTCCTCGCGGCAGGTGTGCAGGTGAGCCAGGTGCGGTTCAGCATCGACGGGCGCACACTCGACGCGGGTGTCGTCAAGCTCGTCGAAGATCCTGCGGACGGGGGCAGCCTCGTCCTCAAGGACGGCATGTTCGGCAACCTGGTCGGCGGGGAGATCACGCCGCTGCCCGGGGTCTCGGACGAGATCCTCGCGCTCACGCAACCGATCACCGCGGTCGACGTCGCGCTCGATGGGTCGCACGCCGCTGTGCAGCTGGGCGACGGGCACGTCTACATTGCAGGCAACGGGAACGTCGACGAGCTCGACCAGCGCTCGTCGCTCATCCGTCCATCGATGGATCCCTTCGACTACACGTGGTCCGTCCCTGTGAACGCGCCGTCCGCGCTGCAGGCCACCAGCGTCGACGTCGCACAGACGCCGGTCGCCGACGCGTGGCCCGGCGCATCGGAGGTCTCGGCGATCCGCGTCTCGGCGGACGGAGCCCGCATCGCGGCGGTGATCGTCGTCGGCGGCGAGCGCTGGGTCGTCGTCTCGGCGATCATCAGGGATGAGAACGGCGTGCCGACGGCACTCGGGCCGACCGAGGAGATCACCCAGTTGCAGGGCACCGCATCCGGCCTCGTGTGGCTCGGTCCTGACCGACTCGCTGTGCTCGGCGACACGGACGACCGGATCGTGCTGACGCAGATCGTCGGGGGAACCGGAACCGTGGAGTCGGCACCCGCGGGAGCGCTCACGATCGCGGGGTCGCGATCGGCCTCGGGGGTGCGGATCCTGAGCGCCGAGGGTGCGGTCTTCGCACGCAGCGGTTCTGCCTGGAGTCAGGCGACGAGCGGCGTGCAGCTGCTCGCCACCCGCGCAGGGCACTGA